In one window of Thalassophryne amazonica chromosome 9, fThaAma1.1, whole genome shotgun sequence DNA:
- the LOC117516585 gene encoding organic solute transporter subunit alpha-like produces the protein MEENLNISIDPACLQKPPLAIDMISQLSVFGVCLYSILTFMSCISLLLYLEQCVYIYKKLPYPKKTIIIWINGAAPVIATMSCFGMWIPRAAMFTDMTSNCYFAVVVYKIMILIIEEFGGTEAFLKRFSGKTFKINTGPCCCCCLCLPHVPMSRRMLFLMKLGALQYAILKTVLSVLAIILWTNDNFDPSDLSVTGTSIWINPFIGVLTLTSLWAVAILFNNTNSKLRSLKIIPKYAFYQIVLILSQLQTSIINILSLDGTIACSPPLSSQARGSMLSQQLMIMEMFLITLATRFFYRRTYDELPSESCELENDIKTMTEQTV, from the exons ATGGAGGAAAATCTCAACATCAGCATTGATCCCGCATGTTTACAAAAGCCACCGCTTGCTATTGACATGATAAGTC AGCTGAGTGTGTTTGGAGTTTGTCTCTACTCCATACTTACCTTCATGTCTTGCATCTCCTTGCTGCTGTATTTGGAACAGTGTGTCTACATATACAAAAAACTGCCCTACCCCAAGAAGACCATCATCATCTGGATCAATGGTGCAGCACCG gtcATTGCGACTATGTCTTGTTTTGGGATGTGGATTCCCAGAGCTGCCATGTTCACAGACATGACCTCTAACTG TTATTTTGCAGTGGTGGTTTACAAGATTATGATTCTGATAATTGAAGAGTTTGGAGGTACTGAAGCCTTTCTGAAAAGGTTTTCTGGCAAGACCTTCAAGATCAACACAGGaccatgctgctgctgctgcctctgtTTACCCCATGTGCCCATGTCACG GCGGATGTTGTTCTTGATGAAGTTGGGAGCTCTTCAGTATGCCATTCTAAAGACAGTACTCTCTGTCCTCGCCATCATATTGTGGACCAATGACAACTTTGACCCCTCAGAT CTCTCAGTCACTGGTACATCGATATGGATTAACCCATTTATTGGTGTCCTTACTCTCACCTCGCTTTGGGCTGTTGCCATCCTTTTTAACAATACAAACAGCAAGCTGAGGAGCCTCAAGATTATTCCCAAGTATGCATTCTATCAA ATAGTACTTATACTGAGTCAGCTGCAGACGTCTATCATTAACATCCTGTCCTTGGATGGAACCATCGCCTgttcccctccgctctcatcacAAGCTCGTGGATCCA TGTTGAGTCAGCAGCTGATGATCATGGAGATGTTCCTCATTACTCTGGCCACTCGCTTTTTTTACCGTCGTACATATGATGAGCTTCCCTCTGAGTCATGTGAGCTCGAAAATGACATCAAGACCATGACGGAGCAGACAGTCTGA